In the Onychostoma macrolepis isolate SWU-2019 chromosome 08, ASM1243209v1, whole genome shotgun sequence genome, AGTTGTTTAACAATACTTACAGGGACATCTAGTGGCTAGAATCACAATATCACAGTAATATggatttctatttattttcctttaaaaaaaaaaaaagattggcaaattttcatttaatccaAGTAAACCACATTCAATCAGTGCATTCTGGCAATAGTTTAcgttattaaaatacaaataggCCTTTCAAAATTCTAGGctaaaacacacattacatgtaCCCAGCTAACCAaatatgttctaagaacgttttgctAATGTTCTtattaagttatgaaaacgtTATTTCTCAGAACGTTCAAAACGTCAttccatttgatcatttttcaaacattatgttacatttgaatgtctgaaacaagtagcaacatttaataatgttaGACAAACGTTTCAGAAAAAACGTTCTGAACAATGTATAAATAACGTTTTAAGAACATCAAAGACCAGATATCTTTGAACAAGCATTATATTAATGTTACtggaaaaacatttattcaaaactCTGAGAACGTTCTGAGAATGTTCCCTGTTAAATGGGTAGACCATATATTAaacggatagttcacccaaaaatttaaatcctgatattatttattcaccctcatgttgctccaaatCTTTATCACTTACTTCTGAGAAACAGtgttgtggttttttttttttttttttttttgttttgtttttatctatATAAGTCACTAAAACTGTGTAATGtaattagggtgagtaaatgatgacagaattagcatttttgggtgaattatccctttagtTGATGCAGGCATCAATAAATTACCAGAAATGTATGCATATACACAAATTATGGAGGTCACATTAATACAATAAAGAACAtgccaatttttattttaaactactCTCTCTTCAGTCAAAAaaacatatagcctatatatggTCTGTCTTGACGAACAGCAATATTTAGTCAAGTGTGAAGAACATTCAGTGAAGTCTGATACCGTGTGTAGTTGTACATATATAGGTTAAATGGCTCACATTAACTAAGTAGGCTACAACACAAATAGataggctatatatatttaGGCTACTAATTGCTCAGTTGAAACAAACCCTTAACAGTTTCCGTGTCCGGTGTAAACCCTCTTCATCCAGGACTGTCAATCAAAATACACTTCACCGGGAGTCCGTCGCTGTATGAGGTTACAGGTTTCAGCGTTGCACACCAACTGATTCTCGAGTAACGTTTTGATGGAGTTCTCCGGTGACTAACTGTTTAAAGAACAGCCTCGGAGGCGAGTGTCCCCTTTCAGTAGCCATCAGCGCTCTTTTTTACAGTATGATTAATTACGGTTATTACTTAACTACCGTCTTACGTTACATTGCCGTCATTCGCAGCGAGATGGAGCCCATAAGCTTCGCTCAGAGGCCAAAGGATTCGTTGAGTTTTATGAATGCCGGGGCCCCAAATTTGCGGAACTCATGAACTCTCTGCCTTCCCAGGACACAGATGCGCAATTATAGTCATTACCTCATCCGTGAGTGACAGGATCAAAGCTCCTCGTCCTACTGGTTACACCAATCTATTCACACTATTCCAGTTAAAAGCGTAACACtgcgaatttttttttttttcactttttttttcttcttctaaaaACCTTAACTCAAATGCTCTAAAATAGTGTTATGTTAATTATGgttataataattttgtttttaaaattagccTAATAAAGAGGACGTAGGCCTATTAAATTGGGTTCATGTTATTTTGGCACATATACCCTACAGTTGCAGAGAATATTAAAGgttaatatgaaattaattctAAACTATAGTTAGGGATAATGACAAACCTTCGATTCAACCAACAAGAAAAATACTCAGCAAAATTGACCAACATCACGGGAAACCGGGCTTAGTTGACACACTGTAtttctatacatatatgcaATTGATGTGAATTTGTGtctcgtctttttttttttttttttttgtaaatattaaatttccaattataaaatgattttaaataaacagtagCTAATAGACTAAAATAGTAGGCTGATAGCAGACTACGTGCGTGTTAAAATAAGAAACCATTGTTTTTGGTCAAATACCGTAATGTATGAGctgtatagaaaaaaaaattaaaaaagtatgaTAAACAAGTGTGACAACAACTAAAGTTTGGTTGAAACAGCCCCAtcatttttagagtgtagaagaaaaaaaatatgaaattacaaataaatagagGCTTATATGTAAGTCATCTTAAGTGGATAAAAAGCACTCTTACATTCAACTATACTTGGATTTAATATAAACTGAATCTATAACAGATTTGTTTAATTGCAAATAACATGCAACATGCAAGTGTCCGAAAACATTATTCACACCTATATTCttttaaactatattatttCCGTAATAACTCTTTTTGCTGAAGTATGCTAAAGTATACTCCTCTGTCACATTGCGCAAACTTCAGTTGCATCGaaatttttgtataaaaaaagaCTTTGTTTTACACTGTAGTTATATTTCGCATTATAGGGGGCCAGATGTGTATTACAGCGACGTGGCGATGagattttcattattttatattttcttcagTTCTACTATTAAGAACATTTAACTTCATTCGGggaagaatttttttattttttttagtttagtttagtttagttttattttagttttaaatgagGGAAAATCTTTCCTGACGGCTATGTCGCAAACACTTTTTGATTCTAATGACCTGAGGCGACCTTTCAAAACTCAATTTGACGTAAACCACACAAatagtaaatcaataattaatatGAAACACGATATGCTCAAATATACgcaaaatatatacagtttGTAGCCTACAGGCCTATGCTGCACATAAATGTGTAAAGGAGACTCAGTGCTGTGGTTTCTGTCATGAGGGCAGGTAATGGACGGACAGCTGAAGTGTAATCCGGTGGTCGCGAGGCTCTTCCTGTGCGTCTGAACCTCAGTCAAGCATTGCAGGCTGGCGCCAGAGACTACATCAGGTGTAGGGTTACTGTTTGTTGTGGCCTGTGTACACTAATAGGCCTGTTGGATGTCAGTGTCGGCGTCACCTTTTCGGACATCCACTTTGCTTCACCGAGGCACAAACCAATTTACCCCTGATTTCACGAGGATGAATGGAGGAAGCCGTAGGTTACCTGCAGACTGCAGCAATTAGGAACATAAAAGGAATATTAAGATTCTAAAGTCATATTCAAAAACACTGTTGgcataatattaaattaattaataaatatttaaccaaATATACTTGCTTGCACGTCTTATACAACTCGCTATAGATAAATAAGCTGTGCATAATTATTCTCATTTtcagtaattaattaatatatattataacaaGAAAACTGTGCTCCCAGTGCCGTGAATGCATACtactaatattaatttaaataatatcatTTTTAGTGTTTGAAAACACTGATTTTCCAGTGGTTCTCTTTTGTGATATTTAGATTTGATTTTGGTGATTGGTTGCAGGTAGCGAAAgttgtgaatatattttaaatgtttccaATCATATCACGGCAATTAAATTTCATAACAGGTCAATTAGTAACGTTCAATTTCTAAAAGAAGGCCTTCGAAAAGGATTAGAAAAATATTAGTCCTAGTTATTAAATGCAATTGCTAAAGAGTTAGGCTATTTCTACCTGATCTTACTCTTAAATTTAGGCTTGCTGGTGTAACCTAATATATTTAGGTTGATTCCGTAATGttaaataacatattattattattattattaatattattactgaatgaattaattcattcagatacgttttttttttttttttcttcagtgagtGCTATCAGTGAGTTAACACTCTAAATACAATGGCTAACAGTAACAACTTTAAAATCCAAAAATAATGCTGTTTCAGATCTTTTGGTCAAGTTAAAGTAGGCTACAAGCCAAACCATTGTAATACTTCAATATTCCACACTTGCACGACGACTCAATGTTCTCCacctgaaatatttatttccacttgaaataatatttttgattaaagcCAGTTAATGTTACAACCTGAAGAAACTTATTGTTCAATTCGCACATTCACAACTGATCATATAGAGTCAATCTAAACAAATCACCGTTAAACATAGATGCCATTTCAATCACAGCTACTCTGATTtggaggcttttattaaacagccTAACGCTGCTGTGAAATGCCTGTTGTGAGTTGGGACAGGTGATGATGGGAGGCACAGAATGGGAGGGGTCAGTCTGAGATAAGGACGCTCTCTATTAGATAAGAGCGCTTCTCTCCACACCTTCTCCAGCTTCTAATAGCAGCGGAAAGAGGAAGATAGAGGAGACTCTTCATCTAGTGCTGCTTCCACGAGGAGATACACATATATAGCCTATACGTCAAGCAGCTCTCAAGGCGATACGTTAAGGAGAATTTACTACAGTTTACCTGAGGACATCCGTAGGAACCAAGTCAACTGATGTTGCTTTGAATTTGACCAGGTGAAACGAAGAACCTTTCTTCTAGCACCCACACCAATCTGCCGCGCAGCGATGCTTCCGAGTCCTGTAACCTCAACTCCGTTTTCGGTAAAGGACATCCTCAAACTGGAGCAGCAACACGCTCTGAACCCCAACGGATTCGTGGGTGTTGAGCAGGACACTGTCCCGCTGCAGTCGCTTCAGCTTCAGTGCATGCAGAGCACACTGAGCCGGAGCCTGGATCTCCTCTACAGCCCCGAGAAACACAGCGTGATCGCTGGGGAACAGGTGAAATGCGCCCTCAATTCAGACGACTTTGACATCGTTAGAAGCTCCTGCGGATCTCCAACGGAAGAGGAGATGGATCCGAGCGAAGAAACAAGTAGGATTTTTATAGTTACACTGCTGTTCAATCATTGCAAGGTGAagggtttatttttaaatccttTGCGTTAAACAATCCAAGCGTTTTTGTTACAACCAAAAAAAAGACACTCAATTCTAAAGTTCCACAATGAACATTTATTCTCTTTTTAATCATTAATTCATGCATATGTAGTGTATCTTGACGAATCAAGAAACCAATACACTGATGTGagaatgtgtgttttttaaatcttatttgTAAAGGATAAAAAACAACTAGCCCAAGTAACCATCAGTGGTTCTTGATAAGAAGGTTCTTCACTAAACCTATCCTGACAAGAACCgctgtattatttaataaatatagcctaatgtaatataatgttatcACTGGCTCTAAAACCAAATTAGTTCTATAATATGGAATATAACAAACACAAATTGTGCTGTAACCTcgtgattttattttacacgccatttatattttgcatgagCATGTTTTTGAATTTCAAGTGACTGATTCAttctaaaacaattaaaacgaTATTAGACATTCAATTGGATGTTAGTAGTAGGCCTAGATGTCATGGTAATAGCCTACTAGTGTTAACAACAAAAATAggctaatttaattattattgttgtagcCTATTTATTAATCCCCTTCATTCAATGCAATTTTATACCGCATTTATaagcatacattttatatttgaagagcccagatgcaaaagcctctgaGTGCAATCTGACATTTTCTTCTAAATGATcagtttatttcactttaatggcattGACAAGAACCTAtccattgccattaaagtgaaattactgaacctacacatgagagtctgagaaaaatgctcattttagaagaacatttcagatggcacttcgaggcttttgcatctgagctcttcatttatttattgtatttatttatttatttttccaaatagGTATGTGTCCATTTGACGATTCCGGATATAATGGTAGAAAAGAGGAAACACCGGGGGAGAAACCAAAGCAGCGGCTGCGCAGGAAACCTCGAGTGCTCTTCTCTCAGACTCAAGTGTTTGAGCTGGAAAGACGCTTCAAGCAGCAGAGATACCTGTCAGCACCCGAGCGAGACCACCTGGCTCACGTGCTGAAGCTCACCTCAACACAGGTCAAAATATGGTTCCAGAACCGGAGGTACAAGTGTAAGAGACAGCGCCAGGATAAAAGTCTGGAGCTGGCCGGCCCGCGGAGGGTGGCGGTGCCCGTGCTGGTGCGA is a window encoding:
- the nkx2.7 gene encoding NK2 transcription factor related 7, translating into MLPSPVTSTPFSVKDILKLEQQHALNPNGFVGVEQDTVPLQSLQLQCMQSTLSRSLDLLYSPEKHSVIAGEQVKCALNSDDFDIVRSSCGSPTEEEMDPSEETSMCPFDDSGYNGRKEETPGEKPKQRLRRKPRVLFSQTQVFELERRFKQQRYLSAPERDHLAHVLKLTSTQVKIWFQNRRYKCKRQRQDKSLELAGPRRVAVPVLVRDGKPCHGAPYNVTVSYPYNNYYNSYGNNPYHCNFTSVPPFANTSQIPNHFVDMNLTTGGVDGIRTW